A window of the Eretmochelys imbricata isolate rEreImb1 chromosome 7, rEreImb1.hap1, whole genome shotgun sequence genome harbors these coding sequences:
- the ZNF488 gene encoding zinc finger protein 488 translates to MNMVDVTSVHSPAGLPWMRLVQAAANSKEQNLEAYLKNSQLYYRSTRKIGKNEELLVWYDEELSRLLGFSAIKARTLQTELRCPECEQAFKGGHSYLAHVRFLCVPEKNAPPWRNLQEQKAWKGHLPEQATNFHSLARDLEVKIAMRRDDPRGLSGEKRTKSEEAENNRSRKSVLLEKTNNLGEAHSYGGKEEAVGEHALAGSVWKLSSGKLSAKKDALEQKQSAFTEVRRMKDRLRNERAKEVEQGGGLGQFGKEQMPKDVVLNSSSSAFSFVWPTRARGEQKSAFSKPTKCLVDKPAGNSSHLVNELPKSLGELSGFITTADVMCYGNLLNSTFFVGDLCNSQALQTSISRSNAFPCTSEPWPKPTGGQLQTTTTTSSSSSSSLTLLPPTFTSFGVAAQNWCAKCNLSFRMTSDLVFHMRSHHKKDYSSAESQCKRRREEALTCPICHEYFRERHHLSRHMTSHN, encoded by the exons ATGAATATG GTAGATGTCACCTCGGTGCATAGCCCCGCTGGACTGCCCTGGATGAGGCTCGTTCAAGCAGCTGCCAATAGCAAGGAACAGAACTTGGAAGCCTACTTAAAAAACAGCCAGTTGTATTATCGATCTACTAGGAAAATAGGCAAAAACGAGGAGCTCCTTGTGTGGTACGATGAGGAGCTTTCCAGGCTCCTGGGTTTCAGCGCCATCAAAGCCAGGACTCTCCAAACTG AGCTCAGGTGCCCGGAATGCGAGCAGGCCTTTAAAGGTGGGCACTCCTATCTGGCCCACGTCCGCTTCCTCTGTGTCCCAGAGAAGAATGCCCCGCCGTGGAGAAATCTTCAGGAGCAGAAGGCTTGGAAGGGCCACTTGCCTGAGCAGGCCACAAACTTCCACAGCCTGgcaagggatctggaggtcaaaATAGCCATGCGGAGAGATGATCCCCGTGGGCTGTCAGGGGAGAAGAGAACAAAGTCGGAAGAGGCAGAGAACAACAGGAGCAGGAAATCTGTGTTGCTGGAGAAGACAAATAACCTGGGGGAAGCTCACAGCTATGGGGGCAAGGAGGAGGCGGTGGGGGAACACGCCTTGGCTGGCTCCGTCTGGAAGCTCAGCTCAGGGAAGCTGTCGGCGAAGAAGGATGCCTTGGAGCAGAAACAGAGTGCTTTCACCGAGGTCAGGAGGATGAAGGACCGGTTGAGGAATGAGAGAGCGAAGGAGGTGGAGCAAGGGGGTGGCCTGGGCCAGTTTGGCAAAGAGCAGATGCCCAAGGACGTGGTACTGAACTCCTCAAGTAGCGCGTTCTCCTTCGTATGGCCCACCCGAGCCCGGGGGGAACAGAAAAGTGCTTTTAGCAAGCCAACCAAGTGTCTGGTGGACAAGCCTGCCGGGAATTCTTCCCATCTCGTGAACGAGCTACCGAAGAGCCTGGGGGAGTTGTCTGGCTTCATCACCACAGCAGATGTCATGTGCTATGGCAACCTTTTGAATTCCACGTTCTTTGTCGGTGACTTGTGTAATTCTCAGGCACTGCAGACGAGCATCAGCCGGAGCAACGCTTTCCCATGTACCTCAGAACCGTGGCCAAAACCAACTGGGGGGCAGCtgcaaaccaccaccaccacctcctcctcctcttcttcctccttgacTCTGCTGCCGCCCACCTTCACGTCCTTCGGGGTGGCTGCCCAGAACTGGTGCGCAAAATGCAACCTCTCCTTCCGCATGACGTCCGACTTAGTCTTCCACATGCGGTCCCATCACAAAAAGGACTACTCCTCGGCAGAGTC